The nucleotide window CCAACACAGAGACCCTGGCTCCGCGCTTCCAACACAGAGACCCTGGCTCCGTGCTTCCAACACAGAGACCCTGGCTCCGCGCTTCCAACACAGAGACCCTGGCTCCGCGCTTCCAACACAGAGACCCTGGCTCCGCGCTTCCAACACAGAGACCCAGGCTCcgcgcttcccacacagagaccCTGGCTCCGCGCTTCCAACACAGAGACCTTGGCTCcgcgcttcccacacagagaccctggctccgcgcttcccacacagagagcctggctccgcgcttccaacacagagaccctggctccgcgcttccaacacagagaccctggctccgcgcttccaacacagagaccctggctccgcgcttcccacacagagaccCTGGCTCCGCGCTTCCAACAGAGCCCACTTTGAAAGGCTTCCAGAACTGCACTAAATTTAGGCTCTGCAGCATCTTTTGTGCCCAGGATGAGGgtcttaggtctgagcccctgattgggcagaacacagacctagtcccacccccgtcactcaagggagcatcttactgcaggggaaaacccagattaaccctaacacttcCTGCACTGGTACCTgggtttatgtgttaggcagggtagattagtagccaaaaaggatacatagccacacacacaaatgctACCTAAGCACATCAGTAGCGCACACCTAAGCACATCAGTAGCGCACACCTAAACACATCAGTAGCGCACACCTAAGCACATCAGTAGCGCACACCTAAGCACATCAGTAGCGCATACCTAAGCACATCAGTAGCGCACACCTAAGCACATCGGTAGCGCACACCTAAGCACATCGGTAGCGCACACCTAAGCACATCGGTAGCGCACACCTAAGCACATCAGTAGCGCACACCTAAGCACATCAGTAGCGCACACCTAAGCACATCAGTAGCGCACACCTAAGCACATCAGTAGCGCACACCTAAGCACATCAGTAGCGCACACCTAAGCACATCAGTAGCGCACACCTAAGCACATCAGTAGCGCACACCTAAGCACATCAGTAGCGCACACCTAAGCACATCAGTAGCGCACACCTAAGCACATCAGTAGCGCACACCTAAGCACCTCAGTAGCGCACACCTAAGCACCTCAGTAGCGCACACCTAAGCACCTCAGTAGCGCACACCTAAGCACATCAGTAGCGCACACCTAAGCACATCAGTAGCGCACACCTAAGCACATCAGTAGCGCATACCTAAGCACATCAGTAGCGCACACCTAAGCACATCAGTAGCGCACACCTAAGCACATCAGTAGCGCACACCTAAGCACATCAGTAGCGCACACCTAAGCACATCAGTAGCGCACACCTAAGCACATCAGTAGCGCACACCTAAGCACATCAGTAGCGCACACCTAAGCACCTCAGTAGCGCACACCTAAGCACATCAGTAGCGCACACCTAAGCACATCAGTAGCGCACACCTAAGCACATCAGTAGCGCACACCTAAGCACATCAGTAGCGCACACCTAAGCACATCAGTAGCGCACACCTAAGCACATCAGTAGCGCACACCTAAGCACATCAGTAGCGCACACCTAAGCACATCAGTAGCGCACACCTAAGCACATCAGTAGCGCACACCTAAGCACATCAGTAGCGCACACCTAAGCACATCAGTAGCACACACCTAAGCACATCAGTAGCGCACACCTAAGCACATCAGTAGCGCACACCTAAGCACATCAGTAGCGCATACCTAAGCACATCAGTAGCGCACACCTAAGCACATCAGTAGCGCATACCTAAGCACATCAGTAGCGCACACCTAAGCACATCAGTAGCGCACACCTAAGCACATCAGTAGCGCACACCTAAGCACATCAGTAGCACACACCTAAGCACATCAGTAGCGCACACCTAAGCACATCAGTAGCGCACACCTAAGCACATCAGTAGCGCACACCTAAGCACATCAGTAGCGCACACCTAAGCACATCAGTAGCGCACACCTAAGCACATCAGTAGCGCACACCTAAGCACATCAGTAGCGCATACCTAAGCACATCAGTAGCGCACACCTAAGCACATCAGTAGCGCACACCTAAGCACATCAGTAGCGCACACCTCCATATGGTAAAACATTACAGTTTATTATAAAATCCCATAGAAAACGGAATGTTTGGGTAACATTTGTCATTAACCATTTCATCGGACGGCACAGAGTTTGACCCGTGCATTAACTGCACTGTGACCTATCCGCCTGTAGAGGGCGGTACAGCAACAATCAAATTGGGACTTTAACTCGGTAacctaaggcagcggtgcgcaaactgtggggcgcgacccccagggggggcgcgacactgccgacggggggcgcggggtttacagaggccccgcgcgcttcccgaaggcacttaaattaagtgccgggggagctgcagggcctctgtaaacctaacttaccgtggctccggcggcttcctccctgcggcgccatggcaacgcggcgtcaaaatgctatggcaacgtgacgtcattacgccggagcgcgggtaagttggggttggggggggggcgcgggagcgaggggacagccgtcaggggggcgcagggaaaaaagtttgcgcccccctgacctAAGGGATCAGGATGGCTGCCGCGGCCCATGTGTCACCGTCTGGTGAATGATGGGGAGTTAATGCGTGACCGGCTCTGGGTTCCTGCTCCTCAGTTATGGGGTCACCGACTCGCAGCTCAAAACCATTTCTTTGgcattataaaaaaaatagttgGAGAATTGAGACCTAAAACCCCCTTAGCAGACGTGTCTATGCGGCGACGCAGATTTCTGCAATAAAATGGCCGCGTTTTCCGTGATGCGTGCTGTCCCGAGGTGGTTTTCTCCGAGGGCAGGTGGTTTAGGTCGGGGGTGGACAACTCCggtcaaggaccaccaacaggtcaacttAAGAaaatatctgcttcagcacaggtagctcaatgaTTGACCGAAATGTGCTGAGGCAGGTAcagcctgaaagcctgacctgttggtggcccttgaggacaggagatgGCCACTGCTGGTTTAGGTTGTGATGTTGGAGACCGGAGAAGGAAACCTCCGATGGGGAGGCCGAGTGAACGCCCCTAACCCCGTCAGTTCTTCTTGTGTTTGGCTCTCTGCTTCACGGGTTCCGCCCCGAGTCCTCGGAGCCGCTGGACgttcaggaggaggagagcgacGTTCAGGATGTACGTGGTGATGCAGACAACGCAGAAGTCTTCCAGGATATAGAAGAGGATGTAGGCCAGGTAGAGAGAGCCAGCGATGGACGCCAGCGATGTCCCCAGCAGTGCCACCGCTGCCGCCACCGTCCCCTGGAATCCTGGCACACGGGGAAGAAAGGTTGTTatatgagggagggagagatgaggacTATAGAGAGGTGATGGTGGTGAGATGACACGCAAACCACGGATGGTTGAGGACTTGGCTTCTAACTGTGTTGCCTTGTCCCAAATGAATCTCCTCAACCACGGATGCTTTTCATTGTCAtgcctgttacatatatatttttacacataGGTCATATATGTGCACTCGCATACTACAGATAGCCGTCAGTCACGCGTGTACACAGATCGTTACACAACCGCTTGCATGCTACGTATTGTTACATTATTGCAGGGAGATACTACAAAGGTTACATGACACAAAGCAGATAAAGGGAGAAGGTGTCGGGCTGGTAATGACACGTCACACGCGTGTCCCCTCTCTTACGCAGCAGGACCCGGGCTTGTAATGACACGTCACACACGTGTCCCCTCTCTTCCCCAGCAGGACCCGGGTTGGTAATGACACGTCCCCAGTGCCCTCTCTTACCCAGCAGGACCCGGGCTGGTAATGACACGTCACACGCGTGTTCCTCTCTTACCCAGCGGGCCCCGGGCTGGTAATGACACGTCCCCAGTACCCTCTCTTCCCCAGCAGGACCCGGGCTGGTAATGACACGTCACACACGTGTCCCCTCTCTTACCCAGCAGGACCCGGGCTGGTAATGACACGTCACCCGCGTGTCCCCTCTCTTACCCAGCAGGACCCGGGCTGGTAATGACACGTCACACGCGTGTCCCCTCTCTTACCCAGCAGGACCCGGGCTGGTAATGACACGTCACACGCGTGTCCCCTCTCTTACCCAGCAGGACCCGGGCTGGTAATGACACGTCACACGCGTGTCCCTCTCTTACCCAGCAGGACCCGGGCTGGTAATGACACGTCACACGCGTGTCCCTCTCTTACCCAGCAGGACCCGGGCTGGTAATGACACGTCACACGCGTGTTCCTCTCTTACCCAGCAGCACCTGGGCTGGTAATGACACGTCACACGCGTGTCCCCTCTTACCCAGCAGGACCCGGGCTGGTAATGACACGTCACACGCGTGTCCCCTCTCTTACCCAGCAGGACCCGGGCTGGTAATGACACGTCACACGCGTGTCCCCTCTCTTACCCAGCAGGACCCGGGCTGGTAATGACACGTCACACGCGTGTCCCTCTCTTACCCAGCAGGACCCGGGCTGGTAATGACACGTCACACGCGTGTCCCTCTCTTACCCAGCAGGACCCGGGCTGGTAATGACACGTCACACGCGTGTTCCTCTCTTACCCAGCAGCACCCGGGCTGGTAATGACACGTCACACGCGTGTCCCCTCTCTTACCCAGCAGGACCCGGGCTGGTAATGACACGTCACACGCGTGTTCCTCTCTTACCCAGCAGCACCCGGGCTGGTAATGACACGTCACACGCGTGTTCCTCTCTTACCCAGCAGCACCCGGGCTGGTAATGACACGTCACACGCGTGTCCCCTCTCTTACCCAGCAGGACCCGGGCTGGTAATGACACGTCACACGCGTGTTCCTCTCTTACCCAGCAGCACCCGGGCTGGTAATGACACGTCACACGCGTGTTCCTCTCTTACCCAGCAGCACCCGGGCTCGTAATGACACGTCACACGCGTGTCCCTCTCTTACCCAGCGGGACCCGGGCTGGTAATGACACGTCACACACGTGTTCCTCTCTTACCCAGCAGGACCTGCAGCCCATAGAACAGAACCCCGAAGACGCTGTTTGGCTGGTTCACCACACTCTGCGGCCCGAAGATGTTCTCCAGCAGCCCAAATCCGCGGCCCCACCTGGAATAAAGCAGGACGCCCCCCCCGGGGGGAGGCGGGGGTGTGATTAGAATGGGGAGTCACATGGTGTAGTGGTTAATGTGCTCCGTTCACCTCTGACACTGTGTGGCGTTACGGGAGCAAAGTCCGCGGTCAGACACGCTCAGGGTTATGTACACAGTAACGGGCCTGGTTTATCAAATGAATGTGTGAATGTTTCCCCCgaataaaaaaaatcagtggtactgtgtcacCTTTATAGGAACAATGCATTGTGatctctgtacattataccgcaggggcggccaacaggtcaggtttttaggatatccatgcttcagcactggtggttcaatcagtggctcagtttttgactgcatcacttgtgctgaagcagagatatcctgaaaacctggcctgttgttgGCCCCTGattactggagttggccgcctctgCTCTATCCTATTACTACGCAATAGTGATTAtaattaaccccatcactgcctgtTTCCCCTATTACCacagcgcacactgactgtaaTCTGCCCTCTGTACCAGACACAAGTATTTCTAGTACACAAAGTACAAGTTATTTACAATTAACCCCTTccatgtggggtgggggtggggggatgtatTCCCTAGCGAAGCATTGCTAATATAATTAACCCCTACAGTGCTAGAAGTAGCTATATTCCACATTAGCCCATTGTATGGCGATTCCATTTAACGCCTCCAGTAATGAgcagtaaccccttcagtgccggaTCCTGCACCCCCAGCAATGAgcagtaaccccttcagtgccggaTCCCGCACTCCCAGCAATGAgcagtaaccccttcagtgccggaTCCCGCACTCCCAGCAATGAgcagtaaccccttcagtgccggaTCCCGCACTCCCAGCAATGAGaagtaaccccttcagtgccggaTCCCGCACTCCCAGCAATGAgcagtaaccccttcagtgccggaTCCCGCACTCCCAGCAATGAgcagtaaccccttcagtgccggaTCCCGCACTCCCAGCAATGAGgactaaccccttcagtgccggaTCCTGCACTCCCAGCAATGAgcagtaaccccttcagtgccggaTCCCGCACTCCCAGCAATGAgcagtaaccccttcagtgccggaTCCCGCACTCCCAGCAATGAGgagtaaccccttcagtgccagatcCCGCACTCCCTATTAACCCTGTCTGTGTCGGATCCCGCCTCACCTGGAGGTGAACACCTTGGAGCAGCTGATGGAGGGGTTAATGTCACACAGCGCAGTGTAGCCCCCGTCCCTCTCCTTGGAGGTCTCCACGTGGTAGGCATACACTGACAGGGCGATGCCCAGGGCGCACAGGAGCAGCCTGGccgccctctcccagccgggcacAGCCATGGTCCCCACTCACTGACCACCGGACCGGCTGACGTGGGCACTGTGCAAGGGCCAGCTGTCCATCAGCCAGGGGCAAATCCTACTGGAGCAGCGCAGCAAGGGGCGGGGCTTGGGGACTagaggctcatgggagttgtagttccgtTTGGGAAGATGCGATAGAAAAAGAAACAGTGGAACAAAGAAGGAGAGAatgatgggagttgtagtccaggTGGGAATGGAACCagtgaagggagggaggaggctcatgggagttgtagtccagtTGGGAATGGGACCagtgaagggagggaggaggctcatgggagttgtagtccacttGGGAATGGGACCAGTGAAGAAGGGAGGAAggggctcatgggagttgtagtctcatTACAGAAGCTGTGAGAGGTATATTATTttcttttgtgtttatatatgcaGCACTGGATTCACTTTTAAGGAAAAGTGATTACCTAAGCCCAGTAAAGGAGCGCTGACCCTCTGATCTCCCTGTGACCCCAGTAACAGAGCGCTGACCCTCTGATCTCCCTGTGACCCCAGTAAAGGAGCGCTGACCCTCTGATCTCCGTGTGACCCCAGTAACAGAGCGCTGACCGTCAGATCTCACTGTGACCCCAGTAACAGAGCGCTGACCCTCTGATCTCCCTGTGACCCCAGTAACAGAGCGCTGACCCTCTGATCTCCGTGTGACCCCAGTAACAGAGCGCTGACCGTCAGATCTCACTGTGACCCCAGTAACAGAGCGCTGACCCTCTGATCTCCCTGTGACCCCAGTAACAGAGCGCTGACCCTCTGATCTCCCTGTGACCCCAGTAACAGAGCGCTGACCGTCAGATCTCACTGTGACCCCAGTAACAGAGCGCTGACCCTCTGATCTCCCTGTGACCCCAGTAACAGAGCGCTGACCCTCTGATCTCCCTGTGACCCCAGTAACAGAGCGCTGACCCTCTGATCTCACTGTGACCCCAGTAACAGAGCGCTGACCCTCAGATCTCACTGTGACCCCAGTAACAGAGCGCTGACCCTCTGATCTCCGTGACCCCAGTAACAGAGCGCTGACCTCCTGATCTCACTGTGACCCCAGTAATAGAACGCTGACCCTCTGATCTCCCTGTGACCCCAGTAACAGAGCGCTGACCCTCTGATCTCCCTGTGACCCCAGTAACAGAGCGCTGACCCTCTAATCTCCGTGTGACCCCAGTAACAGAGCGCTGACCGTCAGATCTCACTGTGACCCCAGTAACAGAGCGCTGACCCTCTGATCTCCCTGTGACCCCAGTAACAGAGCGCTGACCCTCTGATCTCCCTGTGACCCCAATAACAGAGCGCTGACCGTCAGATCTCACTGTGACCCCAGTAACAGAGCGCTGACCCTCTGATCTCCCTGTGACCCCAGTAACAGAGCGCTGACCCTCTGATCTCCCTGTGACCCCAGTAACAGAGCGCTGACCCTCTGATCTCACTGTGACCCCAGTAACAGAGCGCTGACCCTCAGATCTCACTGTGACCCCAGTAACAGAGCGCTGACCCTCTGATCTCCGTGACCCCAGTAACAGAGCGCTGACCTCCTGATCTCACTGTGACACCAGTAATAGAACGCTGACCCTCTGATCTCACTGTGACCCCAGTAACAGAGCGCTGACGATCTGATCTCACTGTGACCCCAGTAACAGAGCGCTGACCCTCTGATCTCACTGTGACCCCAGTAACAGAGCGCTGACCCTCTGATCTCCCTGTGACCCCAGTAAAGGAGCGCTGACCCTCTGATCTCCCTGTGACCCCAGTAAAGGAGCGCTGACCCTCTGATCTCACTGTGACCCCAGTAACCGAGCGCTGACCCTCTGATCTCCCTGTGACCCCAGTAAAGGAGCGCTGACCCTCTGATCTCACTGTGATCCCAGTAACAGAGCGCTGACCCTCTGATCTCACTGTGACCCCAGTAACAGAGCGCTGACCCTCTGATCTCACTGTGATCCCAGTAACAGAGCGCTGACCCTCTGATCTCACTGTGACCCCAGTAACAGAGCGCTGACCCTCTGATCTCACTGTGATCCCAGTAACAGAGAGCTGACCCTCTGATCTCACTGTGACCCCAGTAACAGAACGCTGACCCCTGATCTCACTGTGACCCCAGTAACAGAGCGCAGACCCTCTGATCTCAGTGACCCCAGTAACAGCGCTGACCCTCAGATCTCACTGTGACCCCAGTAACAGAGCGCTGACCCTCTGATCTCACTGTGACCCCAGTAACAGAGCGCTGACCCTCTGATCTCACTGTGACCCCAGTAACTGAGCGCTGACCCTCTTATCTCAGTGACCCCAGTAACAGAGCGCTGACCCTCTGATCTCAGTGACCCCAGTAACAGAGCGCTGACCCTCTGATCTCAGTGACCCCAGTAACAGAGCGCTGACCCTCTGATCTCCCTGTGACCCCAGTAACAGAGCGCTGACCCTCTGATCTCCCTGTGACCCCAGTAACAGAGCGCTGACCCTCTGATCTCACTGTGACCCCAGTAACAGAGCGCTGACCCTCAAATCTCACTGTGACCCCAGTAACAGAGCGCTGACCCTCTGATCTCCGTGACCCCAGTAACAGAGCACTGACCTCCTGATCTCACTGTGACCCCAGTAATAGAACGCTGACCCTCTGATCTCCCTGTGACCCCAGTAACAGAGCGCTGACCCTCTGATCTCCCTGTGACCCCAGTAACAGAGCGCTGACCCTCTGATCTCCGTGTGACCCCAGTAACAGAGCGCTGACCGTCAGATCTCACTGTGACCCCAGTAACAGAGCGCTGACCCTCTGATCTCCCTGTGACCCCAGTAACAGAGCGCTGACCCTCTGATCTCCCTGTGACCCCAATAACAGAGCGCTGACCGTCAGATCTCACTGTGACCCCAGTAACAGAGCGCTGACCCTCTGATCTCCCTGTGACCCCAGTAACAGAGCGCTGACCCTCTGATCTCCCTGTGACCCCAGTAACAGAGCGCTGACCCTCTGATCTCACTGTGACCCCAGTAACAGAGCGCTGACCCTCAGATCTCACTGTGACCCCAGTAACAGAGCGCTGACCCTCTGATCTCCGTGACCCCAGTAACAGAGCGCTGACCTCCTGATCTCACTGTGACCCCAGTAATAGAACGCTGACCCTCTGATCTCACTGTGACCCCAGTAACAGAGCGCTGACGATCTGATCTCACTGTGACCCCAGTAACAGAGCGCTGACCCTCTGATCTCACTGTGACCCCAGTAACAGAGCGCTGACCCTCTGATCTCCCTGTGACCCCAGTAAAGGAGCGCTGACCCTCTGATCTCCCTGTGACCCCAGTAAAGGAGCGCTGACCCTCTGATCTTACTGTGACCCCAGTAACAGAGCGCTGACGATCTGATCTCACTGTGACCCCAGTAACAGAGCGCTGACCCTCTGATCTCACTGTGACCCCAGTAACAGAGCGCTGACCCTCTGATCTCCCTGTGACCCCAGTAAAGGAGCGCTGACCCTCTGATCTCCCTGTGACCCCAGTAAAGGAACGCTGACCCTCTGATCTCCCTGTGACCCCAGTAAAGGAGCGCTGACCCTCTGATCTCACTGTGATCCCAGTAACAGAGCGCTGACCCTCTGATCTCACTGTGATCCCAGTAACAGAGCGCTGACCCTCAGATCTCACTGTGACCCCAGTAACAGAGCGCTGACCCTCTGATCTCACTGTGACCCCAGTAACAGAGCGCTGACCCTCTGATCTCACTGTGACCCCAGTAACAGAGCGCTGACCCTCTTATCTCAGTGACCCCAGTAACAGAGCGCTGACCCTCTGATCTCAGTGACCCCAGTAACAGAGCGCTGACCCTCTGATCTCAGTGACCCCAGTAACAGAGCGCTGACCCTCTGATCTCACTGTGATCCCAGTAACAGAACGCTGACCCTCTGATCTCACTGTGACCCCAGTAAAGGAACACTGACCGTCTGATCTCCCTGTGACCTTAGTAACAGAGCGCTGACCCTCTGATCTCACTGTGACCCCAGTAACAGAGCGCTGACCTCCTGATCTCATTATCACCCCAGTAACAGAACGCTGACCCTCTGATCTCACTGTGACCCCAGTAACAGAGCGCTGAC belongs to Ascaphus truei isolate aAscTru1 chromosome 11, aAscTru1.hap1, whole genome shotgun sequence and includes:
- the VKORC1 gene encoding vitamin K epoxide reductase complex subunit 1; the protein is MAVPGWERAARLLLCALGIALSVYAYHVETSKERDGGYTALCDINPSISCSKVFTSRWGRGFGLLENIFGPQSVVNQPNSVFGVLFYGLQVLLGFQGTVAAAVALLGTSLASIAGSLYLAYILFYILEDFCVVCITTYILNVALLLLNVQRLRGLGAEPVKQRAKHKKN